The following coding sequences are from one Leptospiraceae bacterium window:
- a CDS encoding polyamine aminopropyltransferase: protein MSYVLLFSVFIIATCGLVYELIAGSLASYLLGDSITQFSTVIGCYLFSMGIGSFLSKYIRRNLIGVFIQVELLIGLVGGFSAAILFLSFEYVASFRTLLYAMVSITGTLVGLEIPLMMRILKSHFEFSDLVSKVFTFDYIGALFASLLFPLLLVPHLGLVRTAFLFGILNVLTGIWTLYLFEKEIPWLKTLKLAMFIGLLSLLAGFVYSDRILGFAETASYPDKVIYSKYSKYQRIVLTKANDDFRLFLNGNLQFSSRDEYRYHEALVHFGLAGISNPKRVLVLGGGDGLAVREILKYKTVEEIVLVDLDSEITNLFSKHEALTDLNGKSLSSSKLKIYNEDAFLWLKTNETKFDFVVVDFPDPSNYSVGKLYTNSFYRLLKKAISEEGVGVIQSTSPYVAKKTFWCVDNTLKSVGFQTVPYHVYVPAFGDWGYILISNSKFTIPNEFPSGLKYINGEIAKTLPVFPNDMVVSSKEVNKLNNQVLVRLFEEEWEEYAH, encoded by the coding sequence ATGTCCTATGTTTTACTTTTTTCTGTATTCATAATTGCAACCTGTGGACTTGTCTATGAATTAATTGCGGGCTCTCTTGCGAGTTATCTACTCGGAGACTCTATCACACAATTCTCAACTGTCATTGGTTGCTATTTATTTTCGATGGGAATTGGCTCTTTTCTCTCGAAGTATATACGCCGTAACCTCATCGGGGTATTTATTCAAGTTGAACTTTTAATTGGTCTAGTCGGTGGATTTTCAGCGGCTATTCTATTTTTGTCGTTTGAGTATGTCGCTTCCTTTCGAACACTTCTTTATGCCATGGTTTCTATCACAGGCACACTTGTTGGTTTAGAAATTCCTCTCATGATGCGAATTTTAAAATCTCATTTTGAATTTAGTGATCTTGTCTCCAAAGTATTTACCTTTGATTATATTGGAGCCCTTTTTGCTTCCCTACTCTTTCCCCTTCTTTTAGTTCCCCATCTAGGACTTGTCCGAACTGCTTTTTTATTTGGAATTCTAAACGTATTAACTGGGATCTGGACTCTTTATCTTTTTGAAAAAGAAATTCCCTGGCTTAAAACTTTAAAGCTTGCTATGTTCATAGGCTTACTCTCGTTACTCGCTGGATTTGTTTATTCAGACCGAATTCTCGGATTTGCGGAAACGGCCAGTTACCCCGACAAAGTGATTTATTCTAAATACTCCAAGTATCAAAGAATTGTTCTCACAAAGGCAAACGATGACTTTCGTTTATTTCTAAACGGCAACTTACAATTTTCCTCTCGTGATGAATACCGCTACCACGAAGCACTTGTTCACTTTGGTCTTGCTGGAATTTCAAATCCTAAACGCGTTTTAGTTCTAGGTGGCGGTGATGGACTTGCGGTAAGAGAAATTTTAAAATACAAAACAGTGGAAGAGATTGTCTTAGTCGATTTAGATTCCGAAATCACAAATCTATTTTCTAAGCATGAGGCGTTGACCGATTTGAACGGCAAATCTCTGTCATCCTCTAAATTAAAAATTTATAACGAAGATGCATTTCTCTGGCTTAAAACCAATGAGACCAAGTTTGATTTTGTAGTCGTTGACTTTCCTGACCCGAGTAATTATTCTGTAGGTAAGCTTTATACAAATTCATTCTATCGACTTCTAAAAAAAGCAATTTCAGAAGAAGGCGTTGGTGTCATTCAAAGCACTTCTCCCTATGTTGCTAAAAAGACTTTTTGGTGTGTGGATAACACCCTGAAATCGGTAGGCTTTCAAACTGTTCCCTATCATGTCTATGTTCCTGCTTTTGGGGATTGGGGTTATATTTTAATTTCCAATTCTAAATTTACAATTCCAAATGAATTTCCTTCTGGATTAAAATATATCAATGGTGAAATCGCGAAGACTCTTCCTGTTTTTCCAAACGACATGGTCGTCTCTTCCAAAGAAGTGAATAAATTAAACAACCAGGTTCTCGTCCGACTCTTCGAAGAAGAATGGGAAGAATACGCGCATTAA
- a CDS encoding NAD(P)-binding protein has translation MIVGGGIAGLSAGWYLLKNSYKDFLILEMDNHVGGNSSSGENSTSQYPYGAHYIPLPGENAKYVRELFEELKIITGYKNGLPVYDEFYLCADPNERLYFQGLWQEGLIPARGIPVEDKKQYNEFFSFVESLKTKKGNDGKFLFAIPIEFSSKDSEFLELDKISMLDFMNKRGWTSKYLHWYVEYSCRDDYGVSHSKVSAWAGLHYFASRAGKAYNADSQTVLTWPSGNGFLVKNLREINQAQIKTNTLTYRIEKSGEREFLIDTINPDTKSTTRYKAKKIIYAAPRYTAKKVIQGYKNDSADTLDFSPWLIANITLKQKPSGNGVPLSWDNVSFYSRSLGYIVANHQDLKINRKEVVITYYLPLDEGDLKSERLKAFRRSKEDWIEMILPDLEKMHAGITKEITEMDLWVWGHGMVSPGIDYLWSEKRQAMLKPFQGIEFAHSDMSGISIFEEAQYRGCEAAKKILLNDYHR, from the coding sequence GTGATTGTTGGCGGTGGCATTGCCGGATTATCCGCTGGATGGTATTTATTAAAGAATAGCTACAAAGATTTTCTAATTCTAGAAATGGACAATCATGTTGGCGGAAATTCTAGCTCGGGAGAGAATTCTACTAGCCAATATCCTTACGGCGCACACTATATTCCACTTCCTGGGGAAAATGCAAAGTATGTGCGAGAGCTGTTTGAAGAACTCAAAATTATTACAGGGTATAAGAATGGGCTCCCCGTCTATGATGAATTTTATCTCTGTGCCGATCCGAATGAAAGGCTTTACTTTCAAGGACTCTGGCAAGAAGGTCTTATTCCTGCTCGCGGAATTCCAGTAGAAGATAAAAAACAATACAATGAATTCTTTAGCTTTGTAGAATCTCTCAAAACCAAAAAAGGAAATGACGGCAAATTCTTATTTGCCATTCCAATTGAATTTAGCTCTAAAGATTCAGAATTTCTAGAACTCGATAAAATCAGTATGCTTGACTTCATGAACAAAAGAGGTTGGACTTCTAAATACCTGCATTGGTATGTAGAATATAGCTGTCGGGATGACTATGGTGTTTCTCATTCCAAAGTCTCTGCCTGGGCGGGCTTACACTACTTTGCCTCACGAGCTGGCAAAGCCTATAACGCGGACTCGCAAACAGTTCTGACCTGGCCTTCTGGAAATGGATTTCTTGTAAAAAACCTAAGAGAAATAAACCAGGCTCAAATTAAAACAAATACCCTAACCTATCGCATCGAGAAAAGTGGGGAAAGAGAATTTTTGATTGATACGATAAATCCTGATACAAAATCAACGACTCGATACAAAGCAAAAAAAATAATCTACGCTGCCCCTCGCTACACTGCAAAAAAAGTAATCCAGGGCTATAAAAATGATTCTGCGGATACTCTTGATTTTTCTCCCTGGTTAATTGCCAATATAACTCTTAAACAAAAGCCCTCCGGAAATGGAGTTCCTCTTTCCTGGGATAATGTAAGCTTTTACAGTCGCTCTCTTGGTTATATCGTTGCCAACCATCAAGATTTAAAAATAAACCGCAAAGAAGTTGTGATTACTTATTATTTGCCTCTCGATGAAGGCGATTTAAAATCGGAAAGACTAAAAGCATTTAGAAGAAGTAAAGAAGACTGGATCGAAATGATTCTTCCCGACTTAGAAAAAATGCATGCAGGCATTACAAAAGAAATTACAGAAATGGATCTCTGGGTCTGGGGGCATGGTATGGTTAGCCCCGGAATTGATTATCTCTGGAGCGAAAAGAGACAGGCTATGCTTAAACCATTTCAAGGAATAGAATTCGCTCACTCTGACATGAGTGGAATTTCCATTTTCGAAGAAGCCCAATACCGCGGCTGCGAAGCCGCAAAAAAAATACTCTTAAATGATTACCACAGATGA